GCCGCTTCTCAGAAACATTATCAGGCAGCCCTGGGTGCTGTTGATTTTCTTAAAGCAGCAGAGAACGCTCGACAAGAGATCAACACATGGACTGaagaacagactgcaggtgagcaGTGCTGAACAATTCTTCCCAGGGTTTACACAGAAAATTTTCAGCTCTACGTATTCAACCTTCAGAATGAGGGATATTTCCCAAAAGTGATAGGCACACTAATCAGAGCCTTAAGTGCGATACTGATTAGTCAATCATCCCTTCTGAAATATCCTTGAGTTGTAGAGTCATGGAGctctagagcacagaaacaggctcttcaggctACCGTGTCCTTGACGTTCAAGTTGACAAACTGGgcttgtcctatttgcctgcatgtggtcGATAaccctccaaatccttcctatccatataactgaccaaatgtcttttaaaagttgtaaattgtattCATTTCTGTAGATTCCTTGGCaaatcattccagatatggactaccctcggAATGAAAACATTGTCCCTGAGACCTCTCATGCATCTCTCCTGCCTTaagcctatgctctctagttttaaaatcctttatcctgggaaaaaaatactgtgagcattcactttatctggTACCAGAATAAGGTCACCGCTCGGCCTTCTATGCTGAGCCTATCCAAACATTTCCCTATAATTTAAGTCCGCAAGCAttcccaagaaataaagtcctagcctgcttaacctttccctggagctcaggcccagTCATGGCAACTGTAAATATTCTCTTCACTCTCCAtcatgacaacatctttcctataacatgatgcgcAAAACTgagcgcaatactctaaatgtggcctcactgatGTCTTGCACAACAGTAACATGACCttgcaacttctatactcagtttgTTGTGTCTAGTTTAGTGTCAAGTGTTGTTTTGACAACATAAAGATTTCTTGTGTATCTGTTAAACCTCTGATTTACGAAAAAAAAATTGTGGTTGTTGCCATTCATTGGctatttaattttttatttaatcCATGGTCTAAATGTATGCATGCCTTTTGTTTGTTTTCAGGAAAAATCCAAAATTTATTGGTGAAAGGTGTTGTTGGCTCTGACACAATGCTTGTCCTTGTGAATGCCATTTATTTTAAGGCAAAATGGAAAGATACATTTAAGAAAAAAGATTCGTTCACTGGAAAATTCAAGTTAAACCAGGTAAAGAACGATGGGTTAAAATTATCAATTATTATGAATAATAATATCAATTGCTTGATTCACTATATCATCAAGGCAGACTTGAAAATGCAACAGAATGgcactgtaatggcaacttcaagtCCTCCCCAATAAAGTCCTCTCCGCTTGCCACCACttcacagagtgaagtgatcgATCTTGACGCAAACCAACGAAGAGATTTCCAaacgtattttcagtttaattagtcgtttattgaaggtAATACAAATAGATCTGTATCTGTCTAAGCTTTTCAATTCTTGTctcaggtctggtaagaactatatctcACCAAGCTCCTCTGTGCCTGCCCCTCCCATCTCTGCATTTCCAGATCTAGCATTTGGTTCGGGCTCCttccagtccattatgcccatatatgtattcatctcacaacaACCCCCTAGTGTCCAAAAGTAATACAGCACGATaccaaataatataatatgctaaacagcTGGAACAAATACAAATGGCACTTACAGGCACTCTCCTGCGAAATACACGGTATAAATTTCTGCCCTTTGGAATTATTCCTACTGTGtggaaaaatgttgcccctcgggttcctattaaatcttttccctctcatcttaaacccatgttctctggttcttaattcccttactctatgcatttaccctatttctTCACCtcgtccttctgcactccaaaggaataaaatcctaccgtgctcaaactctccctgtcgctcaagccctggcaacatcctcttaaatcttctctgcactctctccacctTAATATCATTTTTGTATTAGAGCGACCAtacttgaacacaatactccaaatatggcctcaccaacttgtacaactgtaacctaacatcccaatttctatactcagtaccctgactgacgatggccaatgtgccaaaagattTCTTGGCCATCCTATATACCTGCAATGCctctttcaaagaactatgtacttgcactcctagaaccCCCTGCTCTGCAACATTCCCAAGAACCCTGATTCACTGTAAACACAATGCtctgctttgacttcccaaattgccttcctgttcttgccatcaaagtggataacctcaaatttatccacattatactgcatctgccatgcatctgtccactcacccaacctatccaagtcaccctgcagcctcatagcatcctcatcgcagctcacactgattGTTGGGCAGGTTTCCCAGATTCTTGCCTCAGCGAATCTACTTTTGAATAGCAATATCTTGGTCCCTGTACCAATTCCATCAACTTTGTGGATGGGTGGTGCTGTTGAGGGATAAAATTCAttcttacaaaatgctggaaatgttgacATTTGGCTAAAGCCTGTAAAACAATGTTTCTAAACATCCCTGACATTCTGAAACATTCAAAATGTATCTTAAAGGAACCAAATGTCAATATTtacattgaaataaaaataaacagttCAACAAATTAAGAACTGTAAGTTATGTAATGTTTGATCTCCCTGATCTTTTCTCTATTCAAGTGAATGGAGTGGTTACTCTAGATGTACCTTGGCCCAGGATTGTTGGCCAGGTTTCCCAGATTCCTGCCCTTTCACTGCGTTTAACATGGAGATTTCAAACATAGATCATCAGCAATTCTGCAACTCCTGTCAGGAGAGCCCGTTCATTTGTACACACGAGCAGAAGGCACACGGGTTCCTGATATGTGTGCGGAGAAAGTGCGTTCTGTATTACTTGTTTACCTGGCTACTGGTGCtccacaaatttgctaatagtgTCTAATTCTATTTGTAGAATTTAAATAAAGATTTGGAAATGATGCAGCAAACTGGAGGTTTTCCTTACTTTCACAATCGTGAATTTGCGTTCAAGATCATTGAGCTCCCGTATGTTCAGGATGAACTCAGTATGATCATCTTACTGCCAGATGACGACAATGGACTTGAAACTGTAAGTGGGATGTTATAACGTGAACTATTGTTTCAAGGTAGCTGTTCAAAAAAAATGAATTCAACATTCTTCTAAAAATAAATTCACACAATTGTCTTCAATGATTTAATGTTATTAAATTCTCAGCTGAGTTATTTGAGAATATATATTCCCTTCTGCCATCAGACAGGTAAAGAGTTTCTGCCTGGAAATTGgactttagagtcatacagctcatcgatgccaaccaaggtgccccatgaaAGATACTCAAATTTGCCTGTGTTCAGCCCATATAcctccctaaacctttcctatccttgtacttgtcaaaaagtcttttaaatgctgtgatattGTAGTATCTGACTTGACAACCTCACAAGACAGCCCATTCAATAAACCcttactctctgagtgaaatagttgATCCtcgggttcgtattaaatcttgcccctctcaccttggacATATGTCCTCCTGGTTtgcattcccctaccctggataaaagactctgtacattcacctgatgtattcccctcatgatctcttACACCTCTctaatatcacccctcagcctcctgtgcaccAAAGAAAAAGTCCTGCCCTACCCAATGTCTCCCTATATCGCAGGccgttgagtcctggcaacatcctcattaatccgcactctttccagttaTGTGCAATTTTGCAGTGAAGTACTGAATTACAAAATTTATACTTTAGGATATAAACTCAACATATGCCTTTGAAAGATATTGGCTTCTTCTCAGATATGTCATTCAGTTTTTGATGCATATAAATTATGTTAATGTATTCATACGACCTGTAGATATAGAATAGAGAAGTGTACATTACAAGAAAAGATTCTTTGGACCACAAAgtctttgctgaacatgatgcctctcTAATATGCCTAAATATAGTCAATGTCAAGATTGAGGTACAGAGTGACCTTGTGGTCCAAGTCTACAGCTTCCTAATCACCTGCTTGAGTTGTTTCCTACTCATTTTATATTCTGCATAAGCCCCTTCTTAAATCTAACATGCActtcctttttcttcctgaccaagtCTATAATCTCCTTGGCCATCCACTGTTCCCTTTACCTTGCTATCCTTATCCCTCcgccttactggaacatgctgatcttGCACTTTCATCAGCTGGTCTTTCAACAACACCCTCATGTTATCAGAGGACTTGCCAACAACCACTGCTCTCAATCGACCTATTTAGCTCCTGCCTGTtgacattgtaatctgccttgCTTCAATTAAGTACGTTgccccaacatccagacctgtccctattCAAAATAATCTTAAAATTTATGTCGCTGTGGTCACTGTCCTCAGATTATTTTTCCACtgcaacaccagtcacctggccaggatcATTTTCCAAAGCTCATGGTTGCGCCATCTGGTGGTGATATATAGACAAGCAAGTTATCCGTACAGCGTCAGGGAACTAATTGGACGTAAACTGCAGCATTCAGTTTATTAATGCCCattaatttttagattttttttctgctTTTTCAGTTGCTTTGTGGTAGTACTTTGAGTTAAATATATCTTGAAGTCTCAGGTCAGTGATAACAGAGACACAGAATATCTTGATTTTGTATCATTTGATATTACCTTGATTTACTTTTTCTGAAGAAAGTTTGATGGCTGGATTATTTAATGTTCTGCTTTTTCTTATGTTTAGCTTCAGAGAAGTTTCACTCTTAATCGTCTGAGAAATTGGACCAACCCAAAGAACATGAACACAACATCTGTTCAAGTCACTCTACCCAAATTCAAGCTGCAGGAGAAATATGATCTTTCAACAATCCTCCCCAATTTGGGGATGGTGGATGCTTTCGATGGCAGCAAAGCCAACTTCTCAGGAATGAGTGCTGGAAAAAATTTGTCAGTGTCAAAAGTAATTCATCAGTCCTTTGTTGAAGTTAATGAGGAAGGCACTGAAGCAGCAGCTGCAACAGCAGTCACCATGGTTCTGACATCTGCAATGATATCCCCAGAAGAATTTAGGGCTGATCATCCATTCCTGTTTTTCATCCGCCACGCAAAGACACAGAGCATTTTATTTTATGGAAGGCTAACCTCTCCTTAAATGCAATGCCTTGTCAGTCAATTAATTTCATAACAATTTTGTCAATATCTACAATTGTAAGTTTGATAGATTGGTCATTGGAACTTTTTTATAATCTGAATGATTTCCAAGGATTTACTTGGAACTCAAAATGTTCATGGTGGTTGAGAAGTGGGGTAGAATTTAGTCAAATTTACGCATTGATTTTTATCGTATTAGCATTCATTATAATGTTATCATTGTACTCTTAACTGGTGAGGGAATAGAAATTAGATGATATCAAGTCATTTTGTAAAATGAGGGGCCTATTGAAAAGAGGGGCCCTCTTGAGGAGTTTGTCTCATGCTAAAAATTTGTAATCCATTAGTCAAGGCCATGAAAGTTACAAATTTGTTACCACTAAAGTGCGATAGAAGTAGACAATGGGCTGTAGAACTTTGATCACCATCCCACCTCGTTTATCAGTACTCTTGCCAAAACATGTTAATTTGTCCACTTGGAGACACaggcctctcccctacccccattAAACCATTTCGCTGTCTTGTTGAAATTATCATTTGTGCATCTGAAGGGTTTTGCCTCAGAATTTAAACTGGTAAATAACACTTGTTGATTTCAATCTGATTTTTGAACCAGTTTAGATCCATTTCCCTCATCCTGTTAATCTTAAGTGGTCTTCCAAGTTGATCTTTTGTTCTCTTATCTATCTGGCTGGTTTTGGGACACTTTGTTTCCAAGTTAAAataaaatcattaatgtagagcATGTGAAGTGTAGTAACATGAATTCAATAAATACATTACAGGAGTGGGCATTGAGAGTAGAGGATTTAGCCCAGGAGACAACTTTAATGCCAAAGCTTTTGATAAATCTGTTAGAAGCTGTTTTTTTCATTTCCTACAATTACCTACTTTAGCTTGATACTGAAGTAATTGTTCTCAAGTTTGTTATATTTGCCTTTCCAACAATTATGAACACAATGCTTTCAGCCACCTTTATGGTGTGTTTGTTACAAAAATAAAAGTTCAGAGCAATTTGTTTATTCACTGTGGATGTTGTAAGCTTCTTTCAAACCAGGTGAATGCATTGGTTGGCTTTTCAACCAAGTGGCTTTCGTATCACAATAGAGAGAAGGCGTAATACCACTAACttaagacaacaaaaaaattAATGAGGAACTTGGATATGTAAGAACTACTTTACAATACCAGTAATATGCCTTTCCAAAGTTTTGTGGAAGAGAAGGAGAGATGGAATGCCAATGAACATTACATCGGAATAAGAATGTGGCTTGGGAATTGGATACCTATATGATTCATCTTTTGTAGAGAACTTCAGCAGAAAGTAGAGTGGCATTGAGAATAGGGAAAGTTCATGTAAAATTGGAATTCAAACCAGAGCCCAAGGAAACAAGAGATCGGGTACAGAGAAAGTCAATATGGCCGCAGAAGCTAAACCTACAGGGGAACACATGCAAACTGCTTCCAAACTTCATCAAACTTGATGACCTGAAGATACATTTTAGAAGCAGAGAGCCAAGTACTAATGCTTATGTTTAACAACATCcacaattaatttattttaggCAGCTGCTAAAGATGGGATCAAATTAACATTTTGGCCACATCTTGGATAGGTGGCGCCAGGATTTTTTTCAGAGGTGTATACGTATTACTGTAAGTTATCTATAGCATGCCCATGTAACACAAAAAGCCACACAACAGTAAtttatcatctttatagcattcaCTTTAGATTGACTACAAGTTCCTTCCACATCTGGATTCAATTTTACAAATTGCTCCAGCCCCTTTTTTGACTCTCCTGTGCCCTTCATTGCATCTGCCCATCTCCACTCATGACTTCCTTCCTTTTCTTGAAACTTCTTAAACAAAAATAATCAGATATATGACAACCAATTATTAATGGTAAATACAGATTTTCCGAAGCCTTGACAACGTTATCACTAGTCTGTCTTCTTGGAAATTCAACATttggtgcaacaaaagcttttcactgtaccttgcacaAACATTTTAGACTCTCGGCttatacttttaaaatgtaattgctTGGTACATATCTGTATGATTAATTTCCCCTCAAGGTTTAAAAATAAACTCCCTAACTTCCTTAACATGTAGCGGCCTCCGCTGTGATGGTGCAGATTTATGCTCTTAGTTTGAGGTGAGCTGCTTCGGGAAAAACCAATGTAGAGGATGAGGTTCATTTAGGAAGGGCAATGGTTTGGAAGCCAGACAACGTAGGGTAAGTGCTTTCACATTCCAGCCCAGAGGCTTAGTGTCACAACAAATAACCACCTCTCCATTTTGTCCATGTTTGAGGATTCCTTTCTCATCTCTACTGTGAGTATTAAATCTGCCAGATTTCAAACCTGTGGTCATTCTACAGAAAGCCCATTTGCAAACCTGACCTTTTACTGCAGGCTGACGAAACTCCAAAAACCGTCTTCCTTCCCCCACTGTGTGCTACCTGGACTCATACCCACTTctacccttcacccctccccatccacctgtCTTCAAgcctcacatttcacacctctttcaTCTCATActtttgtctcttcatctctggcctttatccaaccatctgcctatcaacaccacccctcccctcacctgtatccactatcACTcgtcaggctttgttctgcctctcctctcttccagctttctctttcccccacccccaccacaatcagtctgaaaaagggtcttgacccaaaacgtcatctatcgcttgggcagcacagcggtgcagcagtagagctgctgccttgcagcatttatagcgtcagagacccaggttcgatcccgactatggagtttgtacgttctccccatgactgcatggatttccccaagatcttccttCAGCTTACTCCCAAAGTCCAtttttgaaagttaattggcttgggttcgttaacttgatataagtgtaaattgtcccgagcgtgtgtcGACTTGTGTTTAATGtggagggatcgctggttggtgtagacccagtgggccaaagggcctgtttccacgctgtatcactaaactaaactatccacgttctttagagatggtgcctgacacgCGAAGTTACTACAACACTTTGCGTCAAAAGAAAGCGGTGTGTTTAGAGGCTGCTGGCGCGTTTTGAGAATAATATGATTGCTCATCACACTGAGGGATGCCTCTGCAACACAGGAGGACGTTGTTGTGCACACGCCAACTACAAACAGAACAATCTCATCAGCCCCATTCACCTCTCCACCCTGCAACATGTTCTACATCATATCTGTGGGGTTTGGGGGAGATAATTTAGGTCAGAACTGGCTACGGTGACTATAAATTCAGAACTGGctaactgatagaagacagagagttgcggtgggaggcaaatatgataatggcatttgaatgggcacatggatatgcagggaagctATGGATTATATAGAGGagttaagagttgatcttggtatTGTGTATGGCACAAGCATTGTGGACATTGTACAACAACTCCTTGTCgcggaaaccctctaatcc
This portion of the Rhinoraja longicauda isolate Sanriku21f chromosome 2, sRhiLon1.1, whole genome shotgun sequence genome encodes:
- the LOC144604551 gene encoding leukocyte elastase inhibitor-like isoform X1 encodes the protein MTVETRVVSSRGFSTMLGQPSIMANHQIRQCQQSATDQIADDLIRLDPLVAANIQFALDLFKHLDEHNRDGNIFVSPFSISAALALVYLGAKEKTATQMAQMLGFDEVKDVHSEFQKLQTELISPKAKFSLNLANRLFGEKTYKFNADFLAASQKHYQAALGAVDFLKAAENARQEINTWTEEQTAGKIQNLLVKGVVGSDTMLVLVNAIYFKAKWKDTFKKKDSFTGKFKLNQNLNKDLEMMQQTGGFPYFHNREFAFKIIELPYVQDELSMIILLPDDDNGLETLQRSFTLNRLRNWTNPKNMNTTSVQVTLPKFKLQEKYDLSTILPNLGMVDAFDGSKANFSGMSAGKNLSVSKVIHQSFVEVNEEGTEAAAATAVTMVLTSAMISPEEFRADHPFLFFIRHAKTQSILFYGRLTSP
- the LOC144604551 gene encoding leukocyte elastase inhibitor-like isoform X2 gives rise to the protein MANHQIRQCQQSATDQIADDLIRLDPLVAANIQFALDLFKHLDEHNRDGNIFVSPFSISAALALVYLGAKEKTATQMAQMLGFDEVKDVHSEFQKLQTELISPKAKFSLNLANRLFGEKTYKFNADFLAASQKHYQAALGAVDFLKAAENARQEINTWTEEQTAGKIQNLLVKGVVGSDTMLVLVNAIYFKAKWKDTFKKKDSFTGKFKLNQNLNKDLEMMQQTGGFPYFHNREFAFKIIELPYVQDELSMIILLPDDDNGLETLQRSFTLNRLRNWTNPKNMNTTSVQVTLPKFKLQEKYDLSTILPNLGMVDAFDGSKANFSGMSAGKNLSVSKVIHQSFVEVNEEGTEAAAATAVTMVLTSAMISPEEFRADHPFLFFIRHAKTQSILFYGRLTSP